A part of Terriglobia bacterium genomic DNA contains:
- a CDS encoding ABC transporter permease, protein MLQPGFAAPATTRPVALRAVQLMAGVAALLVLLGVANVANLLLFRGVAGARDVATRKILGASTRRLVQLRLVESLMLALAGAVAGVGVALALGELFAGFAVPALGSINVVMDWRVLTATACLAILVGAGFGLAPALLAARSSIPGTLGRGARAELPRATRLRHTLAASQIALSLALLVGALLFLSTLLNLHAVDLGFDPSGVVMVPLNLRMHGYSSARALDYEQRLGDALRHEPGVQSVALASEAPFFGRAIGLDVYLPGADPKTATEVPVNAVDSEYFRTLNLPLVRGRALSHDEAFGATPDAPSDDEAVVLSETLARALFGSSDVVGRRLLMPRYRAAPSTLRIVGVARQAHFGAVDKPPDPVLYVPLTHFPAGEPFLLMRSTFTPERARRIIARVAAAIDPAVPVAPDRTFAAIIDQRLGQQRLFARLLGLLASIAFLLSGVGLHGLLAQTVTERRHEFGIRLAIGADPSQIMRCVLRQAAILGATGLVAGLALAWILGRVVESRLFGITSRDPAIYTAAAFTMVLVIAVATFIPARAATRVNPVDMLKQE, encoded by the coding sequence ATGCTTCAACCGGGATTTGCCGCGCCCGCAACGACACGGCCCGTCGCGCTGCGCGCCGTGCAACTCATGGCTGGCGTCGCAGCTCTCCTGGTGCTGCTCGGCGTGGCCAACGTCGCGAATCTGCTCCTCTTTCGCGGCGTCGCAGGCGCTCGAGACGTCGCCACCCGCAAAATTCTTGGCGCTTCGACGAGGCGCCTCGTACAACTCCGGCTGGTGGAGAGCCTGATGCTTGCGCTCGCCGGAGCCGTGGCGGGTGTGGGCGTCGCGCTCGCGTTGGGTGAGCTTTTCGCTGGATTTGCCGTTCCGGCGCTCGGCTCGATCAACGTGGTGATGGATTGGCGGGTGCTCACGGCCACAGCATGCCTGGCGATCCTCGTGGGCGCGGGCTTTGGCCTGGCCCCGGCGCTCCTGGCGGCGCGCAGCTCAATTCCGGGCACGCTGGGACGCGGCGCGCGAGCCGAGCTGCCGCGCGCGACGCGACTGCGGCACACGCTCGCGGCCTCGCAAATCGCGCTCTCGCTGGCGCTGCTCGTGGGCGCGCTGCTCTTCCTGTCCACCCTTCTCAATCTGCACGCGGTCGATCTGGGCTTCGATCCGTCCGGCGTGGTGATGGTTCCTTTGAACCTCAGAATGCACGGCTACTCGTCGGCGCGCGCGCTCGACTACGAACAGCGACTAGGCGACGCGCTGCGGCACGAGCCCGGCGTGCAATCGGTGGCGCTGGCGTCCGAGGCCCCGTTCTTCGGCCGCGCCATCGGCTTGGACGTGTACCTGCCCGGGGCCGACCCGAAGACCGCCACCGAAGTACCAGTGAACGCCGTCGACAGCGAATATTTCCGCACGCTGAACCTCCCGCTGGTGCGGGGCCGCGCGCTGAGCCACGATGAAGCCTTTGGCGCCACGCCAGACGCGCCGTCTGATGACGAGGCTGTCGTCCTCAGCGAGACGCTCGCGCGCGCGCTCTTCGGCTCGAGCGACGTCGTGGGCCGACGATTACTCATGCCGCGGTATCGGGCGGCGCCCTCCACGCTCCGTATCGTCGGCGTGGCGCGGCAAGCGCATTTTGGAGCGGTCGATAAGCCGCCGGATCCCGTGCTCTATGTGCCGCTGACGCATTTTCCCGCCGGCGAACCGTTTCTGCTCATGCGATCGACATTCACACCAGAGCGAGCCCGTCGGATCATTGCGAGGGTGGCGGCGGCGATCGATCCGGCCGTGCCCGTCGCTCCGGATCGGACGTTCGCCGCCATCATCGATCAGCGTCTCGGTCAGCAGCGGCTGTTTGCACGGCTGCTCGGCCTGCTCGCCTCGATTGCTTTTCTGCTTTCCGGCGTCGGCCTGCACGGACTGCTAGCGCAGACGGTGACCGAGCGGCGGCATGAATTCGGCATTCGGCTCGCGATCGGTGCCGACCCATCACAGATCATGCGATGCGTGCTGCGGCAGGCCGCCATTCTTGGGGCCACGGGTCTTGTCGCCGGTCTCGCGCTCGCCTGGATTCTCGGCCGTGTCGTCGAGAGTCGGCTCTTCGGCATCACAAGCCGTGACCCCGCGATTTACACCGCGGCCGCCTTCACGATGGTGCTCGTCATCGCAGTCGCGACATTCATCCCCGCTCGTGCCGCGACGCGCGTGAATCCCGTCGATATGTTGAAGCAGGAATAA
- a CDS encoding PadR family transcriptional regulator, with amino-acid sequence MTKTTRYQNRIELLQGTLDLLILQTLQWGPQHGYGISQAIRTNSGEVLHADTGSLYPALHRLERKGWVAATWKISGNKQRTKVYRLTASGKRQLADEHSRWAQFVEAMRRAMTPVKGV; translated from the coding sequence ATGACCAAAACGACTCGTTATCAAAACCGAATCGAGTTGCTGCAAGGCACTCTCGATCTGCTGATTCTCCAGACGCTCCAATGGGGACCGCAGCACGGTTATGGAATCAGCCAGGCAATCCGCACAAATTCCGGCGAGGTCCTTCACGCCGACACAGGATCACTTTATCCAGCCTTGCACCGGCTTGAGCGCAAGGGGTGGGTTGCAGCCACCTGGAAGATCTCCGGCAACAAGCAGCGGACCAAAGTATATCGCCTGACGGCGTCCGGCAAGAGGCAGCTCGCTGACGAACATTCCCGTTGGGCGCAGTTCGTCGAAGCTATGCGACGCGCTATGACACCGGTCAAAGGAGTCTGA